A single genomic interval of Chitinophaga sp. 180180018-3 harbors:
- the leuB gene encoding 3-isopropylmalate dehydrogenase — translation MATKHILVVPGDGIGQEVTAVGKQVLDVIAEKFGHTFTYDEALIGHVAIEATGNPLPDESLEKMRKSDAVLFGAVGHPKYDNDPSAKVRPEQGLLKMRKELGLYANLRPIKLFDELLGASSIKPEILKGADILFFRELTGDIYFGEKGRKNGGDTAFDIAEYSRYEVERIARKAFEAARTRRKKLCSVDKANVIETSRLWREVIQKIAPEYPDVEVEHQFVDATAMLLIKDPRRFDVVVTANLFGDILTDEASQIAGSMGMLASASVGDGTGVYEPIHGSAHDITGKGVANPLASILSAALLLDISFGMKAESAAVINAVDQVLKAGFRTRDIADAQTPAEKILGTEAIGAEVVKRITK, via the coding sequence ATGGCAACCAAACATATTTTAGTCGTTCCGGGAGACGGAATCGGCCAGGAAGTAACAGCAGTAGGCAAACAAGTACTGGACGTGATTGCAGAAAAGTTCGGACATACATTTACTTATGACGAAGCGCTGATCGGACACGTGGCGATTGAAGCAACCGGCAATCCTTTGCCGGATGAGTCGCTCGAAAAAATGCGTAAATCAGACGCCGTATTATTCGGAGCTGTAGGTCATCCTAAATACGACAACGATCCCTCTGCGAAAGTAAGACCAGAGCAAGGCCTGCTGAAAATGCGCAAGGAGCTTGGCTTATATGCAAACCTCCGCCCTATCAAACTGTTTGATGAATTGCTCGGTGCGTCCAGCATCAAGCCAGAGATCCTTAAGGGAGCGGATATCCTGTTTTTCCGTGAGCTTACCGGGGATATTTATTTTGGAGAGAAAGGAAGAAAGAATGGTGGCGACACCGCTTTCGACATCGCGGAATACAGTCGTTATGAAGTAGAACGTATCGCGCGTAAAGCATTTGAAGCCGCGAGAACACGTAGAAAGAAACTCTGCTCCGTAGATAAAGCCAACGTAATTGAAACCTCCAGATTGTGGAGGGAAGTCATCCAGAAGATTGCGCCGGAGTATCCGGACGTTGAGGTGGAACATCAGTTTGTAGATGCCACTGCGATGTTGCTGATCAAGGATCCGCGCCGTTTTGATGTAGTAGTGACCGCCAACCTGTTCGGCGATATCCTGACGGATGAAGCTTCTCAGATTGCAGGTTCTATGGGTATGCTGGCATCCGCTTCTGTTGGCGATGGTACCGGCGTTTATGAGCCTATACACGGCTCTGCCCACGATATCACCGGTAAAGGCGTAGCAAATCCGCTGGCCTCTATTTTATCGGCTGCCCTGCTGCTCGATATCTCCTTTGGGATGAAAGCCGAATCAGCAGCAGTGATCAATGCAGTAGACCAGGTACTGAAAGCAGGTTTCCGTACCCGCGATATCGCTGATGCACAGACTCCTGCTGAGAAGATCCTGGGCACAGAAGCGATTGGAGCGGAAGTAGTGAAGAGAATTACGAAGTAA
- a CDS encoding Na+/H+ antiporter: protein MENYSIIIFILAIMIILSALADKIRLPYPVLLISAGIGIGFIPNLPVISLNPEVIFLLFLPPLLFDAAFNISPKEFRTNFNTIGTLAIGLVFITAAAIAIVAHYLIPGMTWPLAFVLGAILSATDAVAAMSITKGLGLSHKTITILEGESLINDASALVTYRFAIAAATGTAFVFWKASFEFIVLMAGGVFIGALASKVLSAILLKVLRNDMVTISFVLLMPFVTYLLAEELHVSGVIAVVVLGIMTARLSNKVFPEKLKMQSRSIWDIIIFLLNGLIFILIGLEFPFVIKSIDHNMILPYIGYGLLITVVALVLRMGRIFLQQINLEQAFRKGRGRITENALLDFKNSLIIGWSGMRGIVSLAIAIGMPLTLDNDHPFQERNAIIFIAVVVVLFTLIGQGISLPWIVKAVKLPETEKAHRQHA, encoded by the coding sequence ATGGAGAACTATAGCATCATTATTTTTATCCTGGCCATTATGATTATTTTGTCGGCTCTGGCCGATAAAATACGGCTCCCCTACCCGGTGCTGCTGATTTCCGCCGGTATAGGAATAGGTTTCATTCCCAATCTGCCTGTGATCTCCTTAAATCCGGAAGTAATATTTCTCCTGTTTCTGCCACCATTATTATTTGATGCCGCTTTTAATATCTCCCCTAAAGAATTCAGAACCAACTTCAATACTATCGGCACACTGGCGATAGGCCTTGTGTTTATCACCGCAGCAGCCATTGCTATCGTAGCTCATTACCTGATTCCGGGCATGACCTGGCCCCTGGCCTTTGTGCTGGGCGCAATCCTGTCGGCCACAGATGCTGTTGCCGCCATGAGCATCACCAAAGGCCTGGGATTATCGCACAAAACCATTACCATACTGGAAGGCGAAAGCCTTATCAACGATGCCTCCGCCCTGGTTACCTACCGCTTTGCCATTGCGGCTGCAACAGGTACAGCCTTCGTTTTCTGGAAGGCCAGTTTTGAGTTCATCGTACTCATGGCAGGCGGCGTTTTCATAGGCGCTTTAGCCAGCAAGGTGCTTTCAGCCATCCTGCTAAAGGTGCTCAGGAATGATATGGTTACCATTAGTTTTGTATTGCTGATGCCTTTTGTCACCTACCTGCTGGCAGAGGAGCTGCATGTTTCCGGTGTGATTGCAGTGGTGGTATTGGGGATTATGACAGCCAGACTGAGCAACAAAGTGTTCCCGGAGAAACTGAAAATGCAGTCCAGGTCCATCTGGGATATTATCATCTTTCTGCTGAACGGACTTATTTTCATTCTCATCGGGCTGGAATTTCCTTTTGTCATAAAAAGCATCGACCATAACATGATACTGCCGTATATCGGCTATGGCCTGCTGATCACCGTGGTAGCACTGGTGTTGCGTATGGGCAGGATCTTTCTGCAACAGATCAACCTGGAACAGGCCTTCCGGAAAGGCAGAGGCAGGATCACGGAAAACGCACTGCTCGATTTCAAGAACAGTCTTATCATCGGCTGGTCGGGTATGCGCGGCATTGTGTCGTTGGCTATTGCCATAGGCATGCCGCTGACGCTCGACAATGATCACCCGTTTCAGGAGCGTAATGCCATCATTTTTATTGCGGTCGTGGTCGTGTTATTCACGTTAATTGGACAAGGGATTAGTTTACCCTGGATCGTGAAAGCAGTAAAGCTGCCGGAGACGGAGAAAGCCCACCGGCAGCATGCATAA
- a CDS encoding RagB/SusD family nutrient uptake outer membrane protein — protein MKRYIIILLAAVGLFACQKQLDLPSDGRITLNDVFNDYDRVRGYLNSCYGYCPAPYMDRAYYTDEAQDADDNTSNSKSSSWYSGGVSPQNYSSISMDGSPWGSLYEGIRKCNYFLANIGASKTLASDAEKNSWIAQAHVLRALYYLQLIKRYGGVPLFDKPLELKHDYSKDSRASFSAIVTFILKDCDSALMVPAVKPGFPWNIYDNQYGIMSRAVAYAIRSEAVTYAASPLWTDGTYDWDKAKAITAEALSQCLANDYKLFDEQPAPTVAQNGYALYHFITSNDQRSRDKETILQVGNQMQVWKNAGLPSTPGVDHAGPNPTQDMVDKYEMANGLPAVLGYNDAAHLSPIINPASGYNPDSPYVGRDPRFYASIYYNDALRFLDQPNGQKVQTFVNGADGISATNRKNTRTGYYLRKFNNFQSGQNNDADGAIRLFRLAELYLNFAEAAYQSVGPDVAVTVGSFSMSARDAVSAVRARAGMPAFPAGMPKADFEKKYRNERAVELAFEEHRFFDVRRWKILSQTDKFVTGMRITKNGTTLTYTRFKFTDRASAADKYLMYPIDQTEINKIFQFTGKSWQNPGWGD, from the coding sequence ATGAAAAGATATATTATCATATTACTGGCTGCCGTTGGACTGTTTGCCTGTCAGAAGCAACTGGATCTGCCCAGCGATGGCCGTATCACGCTCAACGATGTATTCAATGATTACGACCGGGTAAGAGGATATCTCAACTCGTGCTATGGCTATTGCCCGGCTCCTTATATGGATCGCGCTTATTATACGGATGAGGCACAGGATGCGGACGACAACACGTCGAACTCAAAATCGAGCAGCTGGTACAGCGGCGGTGTTTCTCCGCAAAACTACAGCAGCATATCGATGGATGGCAGCCCCTGGGGCAGCCTGTATGAAGGGATCCGCAAATGCAACTATTTCCTCGCGAATATCGGTGCTTCCAAAACACTCGCCTCTGATGCGGAAAAAAACTCCTGGATTGCGCAGGCACATGTGTTACGCGCTTTGTATTACCTGCAGCTGATCAAACGCTATGGCGGCGTGCCGTTATTCGACAAGCCACTGGAGCTGAAGCATGATTATTCGAAAGACAGCCGGGCCAGCTTCAGTGCTATCGTTACTTTCATTCTCAAAGACTGCGACTCTGCATTGATGGTGCCTGCGGTGAAGCCGGGCTTTCCCTGGAATATCTACGATAACCAGTACGGCATCATGTCGCGTGCAGTAGCATATGCGATCAGGTCGGAAGCGGTAACCTATGCTGCCAGCCCGTTGTGGACGGATGGTACCTACGATTGGGATAAAGCAAAAGCCATCACTGCGGAGGCGCTGTCGCAATGCCTGGCAAACGACTACAAACTGTTCGATGAACAGCCTGCGCCCACGGTTGCACAGAACGGCTACGCGCTGTATCATTTCATTACTTCCAACGATCAACGTAGCCGCGATAAGGAAACCATCCTGCAGGTAGGAAACCAGATGCAGGTCTGGAAAAATGCAGGTCTCCCCAGCACGCCGGGCGTAGATCACGCAGGACCCAATCCTACACAGGATATGGTAGATAAGTATGAAATGGCAAATGGTCTGCCAGCTGTGCTCGGATACAATGATGCAGCTCACCTGTCGCCCATCATCAACCCTGCTTCGGGCTATAACCCCGATAGTCCGTATGTTGGCCGTGATCCCCGTTTCTATGCTTCTATCTACTATAATGATGCATTACGTTTCCTCGATCAACCCAATGGGCAGAAGGTACAAACCTTCGTAAATGGCGCAGATGGAATTTCCGCTACTAACCGTAAAAATACCCGTACCGGTTATTATCTCCGGAAATTCAACAACTTCCAGTCGGGCCAGAACAACGACGCCGACGGCGCCATCCGCCTGTTCCGCCTCGCAGAACTATATCTGAATTTTGCAGAGGCAGCGTACCAGTCAGTGGGCCCGGATGTGGCAGTTACTGTTGGCAGCTTCTCCATGAGTGCCCGCGATGCTGTTAGTGCCGTACGTGCCCGGGCAGGTATGCCGGCATTCCCCGCCGGTATGCCGAAAGCTGATTTCGAAAAGAAATACCGCAACGAACGCGCCGTGGAACTGGCCTTTGAAGAACATCGCTTCTTTGACGTACGCCGCTGGAAAATATTAAGCCAGACAGATAAATTTGTAACCGGTATGCGCATCACTAAAAACGGAACAACGTTAACGTATACACGTTTTAAATTTACTGATCGTGCTTCCGCTGCTGACAAGTACCTGATGTATCCGATTGACCAGACAGAGATCAATAAAATATTCCAGTTCACCGGCAAAAGCTGGCAGAACCCGGGCTGGGGAGATTAA
- a CDS encoding RNA polymerase sigma factor, with protein sequence MNSTVLSEREIDNDLVNQVLAGDKRQFEPLMRRHNARLFRLGMAILDNDADVEDMMQTTYINAYQHLDKFRQEAAFGTWLQRIMINECSQHLKKRKRMAQEDVTVLEGHHPSGQSAGRETPEARVIDKELGKALETALLNLPEKYRLVFMLRDMEGLTVGETARMLDISSVNVKVRHIRARLALRGKISDYYKNDLVFPFHLVRCDRIVNHVLEHLGIK encoded by the coding sequence ATGAATTCAACTGTATTATCAGAACGTGAGATAGACAATGATTTAGTAAACCAGGTATTAGCCGGTGATAAGCGGCAATTCGAGCCACTGATGCGGCGGCACAACGCCAGGTTATTCAGATTGGGGATGGCTATCCTGGATAATGATGCTGATGTGGAAGACATGATGCAAACCACTTACATCAATGCCTACCAGCATTTGGATAAGTTCAGGCAGGAGGCGGCATTTGGTACCTGGCTGCAAAGGATTATGATCAATGAATGCAGCCAGCATCTGAAAAAACGTAAACGTATGGCACAGGAAGACGTTACCGTGCTGGAGGGCCATCACCCGTCGGGGCAGTCCGCGGGAAGGGAAACTCCGGAGGCAAGAGTAATCGACAAGGAGCTTGGGAAAGCGCTGGAAACAGCGCTGCTGAATCTGCCGGAAAAATACCGGCTGGTGTTCATGCTGCGCGATATGGAAGGACTGACTGTTGGTGAAACCGCTCGTATGCTGGATATCTCCTCCGTAAATGTGAAAGTACGGCATATACGCGCCCGCCTTGCACTCAGAGGAAAAATCTCAGACTACTACAAAAACGACCTGGTATTCCCATTCCACCTGGTACGTTGCGACAGGATAGTGAACCACGTACTGGAACACCTGGGAATCAAATAA
- a CDS encoding dihydrofolate reductase family protein: MRKVISFMHISLDGFTATTKNEMNWIHVDDEIFDYAGDRTNVADTAVYGRVTWEMMDAYWPTAADQPGAGKHEREHSAWYKRVEKIVLSDTLKDAKKDKTRFFGSGDVVENIKALKQQPGGEIVLFGSPGAVHSLMEHQLIDEFWLFVNPILLGDGNPMFKGITEKVKLKLITSKAFSSGVVCLHYERITN; encoded by the coding sequence ATGAGAAAAGTCATTTCCTTTATGCATATCTCCCTTGATGGTTTTACTGCAACTACAAAAAATGAGATGAACTGGATACATGTAGATGATGAAATATTCGACTACGCCGGTGACAGGACCAATGTGGCGGATACCGCCGTGTATGGCCGGGTAACCTGGGAGATGATGGATGCTTACTGGCCTACCGCTGCAGACCAGCCAGGCGCGGGCAAACATGAAAGGGAACATTCCGCCTGGTATAAGAGGGTTGAAAAAATAGTGTTGTCTGATACCTTAAAAGACGCAAAGAAAGATAAAACCAGGTTCTTCGGAAGCGGGGATGTGGTGGAAAATATAAAAGCCCTGAAACAACAGCCTGGTGGTGAAATTGTACTATTCGGAAGTCCTGGCGCAGTACATTCGTTGATGGAGCACCAGCTGATAGATGAATTCTGGCTGTTTGTAAATCCTATATTATTGGGCGACGGTAATCCGATGTTCAAGGGTATTACGGAAAAAGTAAAGCTGAAATTAATCACCAGCAAAGCGTTCAGTTCAGGAGTGGTTTGTTTGCACTACGAAAGAATTACGAATTAA
- a CDS encoding family 78 glycoside hydrolase catalytic domain translates to MLKKSISILLLCLVVILAHGEKRPQQMCSVRPAHLRCEYLVNPTGIDEVHPRLSWVLDATDQKAFAQQQTAWRVLVAATKEELAQNKGTLWNSGWMNADEMQQIVYDGQPLQSDQVCYWKVAVKDEQGRVSDWSPIASWSMGMLEPAEWKADWIGTDEIFDPHQRDCNISDPWLRKTFVLTSKPSKANIFIASVGFHELYVNGRKIGDDVMAPAVTDYTKRARYVAYDIAGALQPGKNVIVIWLGTSWSIFGPYITPGKPQTPIVTAQAAIYNKGAATPAMLLKTDASWITHPSPGKLLGVWDSNRMGGELWDATKEISNWNTGSCDESTWRPVTVYHPPLKLSAQMTERNRLFTEIKPVAIEARPDGSYRVDMGVNFAGWTSVELHGQPGDTIGFQYSERRQMDMTFGLHSTYIIGASGKGTFRNRFNYSSGRWVTIHGLKYKPTLTDIRGWQVRTAYEPAATFTCQDPLQNWIYDRVRWTYENLSLGGYVVDCPQRERLGYGGDAHATCETGMFNYHMGAFYTKWMQDWRDVQGTESVVGNMYDTTWAHKGIMSGRHLHKGILPHTAPTYMGGGGPAWGGICVSLPWFLYQQEGDTRILETNFEMISNWLAFLDTATKDGLLQRFGGHWDFLGDWLWPGATAEGMNNDKVQTLCLNSCYRVFNLRTAAKIAHALGKNKEARKWEEQAAEASDAINARFYNPGDHSYSDSSMANMAAALLAEVPRGDQREAVMKRLEHEILVVRKGHIHVGITGGALLFRLLRDEGRDDLIYSMTSQTTYPGWGYMKANDATTIWEMWEKDLPGHSLLHSSFLYPGAWYINGLSGIRRDPRSDKGFRNFIVRPPVLNSPELTWAKASFESSAGTIRSAWKRENGKLSLEVTVPPNCTAELELPSAAAGRVTESSGYMKRKSERNGFAVFKLPAGNYHISAM, encoded by the coding sequence ATGCTTAAAAAGTCGATTTCAATTTTATTGCTATGCCTGGTGGTTATACTGGCGCATGGCGAAAAGAGGCCGCAGCAGATGTGTTCTGTGCGGCCTGCCCATTTACGTTGCGAATACCTGGTGAACCCTACCGGTATTGATGAAGTACATCCCCGCCTGAGCTGGGTGCTGGATGCTACTGATCAGAAAGCTTTTGCCCAGCAGCAAACGGCCTGGCGTGTGCTGGTAGCCGCTACCAAAGAGGAGCTGGCGCAAAATAAAGGTACGCTGTGGAATTCAGGCTGGATGAATGCTGATGAGATGCAGCAGATAGTATACGACGGGCAGCCATTGCAATCTGACCAGGTTTGTTACTGGAAGGTGGCGGTGAAAGATGAACAGGGAAGGGTGTCCGACTGGAGCCCGATTGCATCCTGGAGCATGGGAATGCTGGAACCTGCTGAGTGGAAAGCAGACTGGATAGGTACGGATGAAATATTTGATCCGCATCAGCGCGACTGTAATATCTCAGATCCCTGGCTGAGAAAAACTTTTGTATTAACATCGAAGCCGTCGAAGGCAAATATCTTTATTGCTTCTGTAGGTTTTCACGAATTATATGTAAATGGCAGGAAGATAGGAGATGATGTGATGGCGCCTGCGGTAACAGACTATACCAAACGTGCGCGATATGTGGCGTATGATATTGCAGGGGCTTTACAACCCGGCAAAAATGTGATCGTGATCTGGCTGGGCACCTCCTGGTCGATATTCGGACCTTATATCACACCGGGCAAACCACAAACGCCTATCGTAACGGCGCAGGCAGCCATTTATAACAAAGGTGCTGCCACGCCGGCCATGCTGCTGAAAACGGATGCATCCTGGATCACACATCCAAGCCCCGGCAAGCTGTTGGGTGTATGGGATTCCAACCGCATGGGTGGCGAATTGTGGGACGCTACAAAGGAAATCAGCAACTGGAACACCGGCAGCTGCGATGAAAGCACCTGGCGGCCCGTTACCGTATATCATCCTCCCCTGAAACTCTCTGCCCAGATGACGGAAAGAAACCGCCTGTTCACTGAAATCAAGCCGGTGGCGATCGAAGCCCGTCCGGATGGCAGTTATCGTGTAGACATGGGCGTTAATTTCGCCGGCTGGACCAGCGTGGAACTACATGGCCAACCGGGCGACACCATCGGGTTTCAGTATTCGGAACGCCGGCAGATGGATATGACCTTCGGACTGCATAGCACCTATATTATCGGCGCTTCCGGCAAAGGCACGTTCAGGAACCGTTTCAACTACAGCTCCGGCAGATGGGTTACGATACACGGACTGAAATACAAACCAACGTTAACGGATATACGCGGATGGCAGGTACGTACTGCTTATGAGCCGGCAGCTACGTTTACCTGCCAGGATCCGCTGCAGAACTGGATCTACGACCGGGTACGCTGGACTTACGAAAACCTGTCACTGGGAGGCTACGTGGTCGACTGTCCGCAACGGGAACGCCTGGGCTACGGTGGCGATGCACACGCTACCTGCGAAACCGGCATGTTCAATTACCATATGGGTGCTTTCTATACCAAATGGATGCAGGACTGGCGGGATGTGCAGGGAACAGAGTCGGTGGTAGGAAATATGTACGACACCACCTGGGCCCATAAGGGAATCATGAGCGGTCGTCATCTTCATAAAGGCATATTACCACATACTGCCCCTACTTATATGGGCGGCGGAGGCCCCGCCTGGGGCGGTATTTGCGTGTCGCTGCCCTGGTTCCTTTACCAACAGGAAGGAGATACGCGTATACTTGAAACGAATTTTGAGATGATCAGCAACTGGCTGGCCTTCCTGGATACAGCAACCAAAGATGGACTGCTGCAGCGTTTCGGCGGTCATTGGGATTTCCTGGGCGACTGGCTCTGGCCGGGAGCTACCGCCGAAGGTATGAATAACGATAAAGTACAAACGCTTTGCCTGAACAGCTGCTATCGTGTATTTAACCTCCGTACTGCCGCGAAAATTGCGCATGCGCTGGGTAAAAACAAAGAGGCCCGGAAATGGGAAGAACAGGCAGCCGAAGCCAGCGATGCTATCAACGCACGGTTCTATAATCCCGGCGATCACAGCTATTCCGACAGCTCTATGGCTAATATGGCAGCGGCATTGCTGGCCGAAGTTCCCCGTGGCGATCAGCGCGAAGCGGTGATGAAACGGCTGGAGCATGAAATACTCGTGGTGAGAAAAGGGCACATTCATGTAGGCATCACCGGTGGCGCACTGTTATTCCGGCTGCTAAGGGATGAAGGTCGCGATGACCTGATCTACAGCATGACGTCTCAAACTACTTATCCGGGCTGGGGTTACATGAAAGCCAACGATGCTACCACCATATGGGAGATGTGGGAGAAAGACCTGCCAGGGCATTCCCTGTTACATAGCTCCTTTCTTTATCCCGGCGCCTGGTATATCAACGGGCTTTCGGGTATACGTCGCGATCCCCGCTCTGACAAGGGGTTCCGGAATTTCATTGTTCGCCCGCCCGTGTTGAACTCGCCGGAGCTGACCTGGGCAAAAGCTTCTTTTGAATCTTCTGCAGGTACCATCCGTTCTGCCTGGAAAAGGGAAAATGGAAAACTGTCGCTGGAAGTGACGGTGCCTCCTAACTGTACGGCCGAGCTGGAATTGCCGTCAGCGGCTGCTGGGAGGGTCACAGAATCAAGTGGGTATATGAAGCGGAAAAGTGAGCGCAACGGCTTTGCCGTGTTTAAACTTCCCGCAGGAAATTATCATATCAGCGCTATGTAA